Proteins encoded by one window of Kineosporia sp. NBRC 101731:
- a CDS encoding HAMP domain-containing sensor histidine kinase, whose translation MTAVTSLFPGPRRGSAWRPRIGVRTRILATVLVLTALGMLGAGITIVLMQRASLNERVNEALRTEVQEFRDIAEPSSGVPTDPSTGKPFTSVGALLQSALQKQAPDRDETFLTMVGGRPQFVPSSERFVNLEEEPELVAAVAALPVDAPVRLREIDTRAGRIRYAAVQVSVGGENTVGSYVIAQSLERNRQEVTQMAQRFAVVSLVSLIVVGVAGWLVAGRLLRPLRQLRATAERISHNDLTERIEVTGTDDISEIAVTFNRMLDRLEHAFRTQQEFLDDAGHELKTPITIIRGHLELMAAHDPGDVEETRALVLDELDRMARLVQDLILLAQTKRPDFVHREPVAVDELMTDVLEKAVGLADREWRLDEQTPAWIDADPQRITQGLLQLAHNAVKYTAPGQVIAFGSRAEGRTVHLWVRDGGPGVSIKDAERIFERFGRGGDARRMEGSGLGLSIVGAIAAAHDGSVALTSPPGEPGAVFTLTVPRAPVPASAQTIPLVQEVP comes from the coding sequence ATGACCGCTGTGACCTCGCTGTTTCCCGGCCCGCGACGCGGGTCGGCCTGGCGTCCCAGAATCGGGGTACGCACCCGCATCCTGGCCACCGTGCTCGTGCTGACAGCACTGGGCATGCTCGGGGCGGGTATCACGATCGTGCTCATGCAGCGCGCCTCCCTGAATGAACGGGTGAACGAGGCGCTGCGCACCGAGGTGCAGGAATTCCGCGACATTGCCGAGCCCAGCAGCGGCGTCCCCACCGACCCGTCCACCGGCAAGCCGTTCACCTCGGTCGGGGCCCTTCTGCAGTCGGCTCTCCAGAAACAGGCTCCCGACCGGGACGAGACGTTCCTGACCATGGTGGGAGGGCGTCCTCAATTCGTGCCCTCCAGCGAGCGCTTCGTGAACCTGGAGGAGGAGCCGGAGCTGGTGGCCGCCGTGGCGGCCCTGCCGGTGGACGCGCCGGTGCGACTGCGGGAGATCGACACCCGGGCCGGCCGGATCCGTTATGCGGCGGTGCAGGTATCGGTGGGTGGCGAGAACACGGTGGGCAGCTACGTGATCGCCCAGTCGCTGGAGCGCAACCGCCAGGAGGTCACCCAGATGGCGCAGCGTTTCGCCGTGGTGTCACTGGTCTCGCTGATCGTGGTCGGGGTGGCGGGCTGGCTGGTCGCCGGGCGGTTGCTGCGGCCTCTGCGTCAGTTGCGCGCCACCGCCGAGCGGATCTCGCACAACGACCTCACCGAGCGCATCGAGGTCACCGGCACGGACGACATCAGCGAGATCGCGGTGACGTTCAACCGCATGCTCGACCGTCTGGAGCACGCGTTCCGGACCCAGCAGGAGTTCCTGGACGACGCCGGGCACGAGCTGAAGACGCCGATCACGATCATTCGCGGGCACCTGGAACTGATGGCCGCGCACGATCCGGGCGACGTCGAGGAGACCCGCGCGCTGGTGCTGGACGAGCTCGACCGGATGGCCCGGCTGGTGCAGGACCTGATCCTGCTGGCCCAGACGAAGCGCCCCGACTTCGTCCACCGGGAACCGGTCGCCGTGGACGAGTTGATGACCGATGTGCTGGAGAAGGCCGTGGGGCTGGCCGATCGCGAATGGCGGCTGGACGAGCAGACGCCGGCCTGGATCGACGCCGACCCGCAGCGCATCACCCAGGGGCTGCTCCAGCTGGCCCACAATGCGGTGAAGTACACGGCCCCCGGTCAGGTGATCGCCTTCGGCAGCCGGGCCGAGGGCCGGACGGTGCATCTGTGGGTGCGGGACGGTGGGCCCGGAGTTTCGATCAAGGACGCGGAACGCATCTTCGAGCGGTTCGGTCGCGGTGGCGACGCCCGCCGGATGGAGGGCTCCGGACTGGGCCTGTCCATCGTCGGCGCCATCGCCGCGGCCCACGACGGCTCGGTGGCGCTGACCTCGCCGCCGGGTGAACCCGGCGCGGTGTTCACCCTGACCGTCCCCCGGGCGCCGGTTCCGGCGTCCGCCCAGACCATTCCCCTCGTACAGGAGGTGCCGTGA